One region of Bacillus pumilus genomic DNA includes:
- a CDS encoding FlhB-like flagellar biosynthesis protein: MKDSKPLRRAVALHYDEEKQKAPKVVATGSGYVADHIIEEAKKSGVPIQEDRNLVELMRHLTLDEEIPEALYDTVAEIFSFIYRLDQKMKK; the protein is encoded by the coding sequence ATGAAGGATTCAAAACCGCTTAGAAGGGCGGTCGCTCTACATTATGATGAAGAAAAACAAAAGGCGCCAAAAGTCGTTGCAACAGGGAGCGGCTATGTAGCAGACCATATTATTGAAGAAGCAAAAAAGTCGGGAGTTCCTATCCAAGAAGACCGTAATTTAGTCGAACTCATGCGCCACTTAACGCTGGATGAGGAGATCCCTGAAGCGTTATACGATACTGTAGCAGAAATATTTTCGTTTATCTATAGGTTAGATCAAAAAATGAAAAAATAA
- the sucC gene encoding ADP-forming succinate--CoA ligase subunit beta — protein sequence MNIHEYQGKEILRKYGVSVPNGKVAFTPDEAVKASEELESSVYVVKAQIHAGGRGKAGGVKIAKTKDEVKGFAEELLGKTLVTHQTGPEGREIKRLLIEEGCDIQKEYYVGLVLDRATSRIVLMASEEGGTEIEEVAEKTPEKIVKVVIDPAIGLQGYQAREVAFKINIPTKLVGQAVKFMTSLYNAFVEKDCSIAEINPLVVTGDGKVMALDAKLNFDSNALYRQKDILEYRDLDEEDPKEIEASKYDLSYISLDGNIGCMVNGAGLAMSTMDIIKHYGGDPANFLDVGGGATAEKVTEAFKIILSDQNVKGIFVNIFGGIMKCDVIAEGVVEATKQVGLTLPLVVRLEGTNVELGKKILSDSGLNITSAESMADGAEKIVSLVK from the coding sequence ATGAATATCCATGAGTACCAAGGAAAAGAAATCCTAAGAAAATATGGGGTTTCAGTTCCAAATGGTAAAGTAGCATTTACACCTGATGAAGCAGTGAAAGCATCAGAAGAGCTAGAAAGCTCTGTATATGTCGTAAAAGCACAGATTCATGCAGGCGGCCGTGGTAAAGCAGGCGGGGTAAAAATTGCAAAAACAAAAGATGAAGTGAAAGGGTTTGCAGAGGAATTGCTCGGCAAAACACTTGTCACACATCAAACTGGGCCTGAGGGGCGCGAAATAAAACGCTTACTTATTGAAGAAGGCTGCGATATTCAAAAGGAGTACTACGTTGGACTTGTTTTGGACAGAGCGACATCAAGAATTGTATTGATGGCTTCTGAAGAAGGCGGTACTGAAATTGAAGAAGTAGCAGAAAAAACGCCAGAAAAAATCGTCAAAGTGGTCATCGACCCAGCGATTGGATTGCAAGGCTATCAGGCGAGAGAAGTAGCGTTTAAAATTAATATTCCAACAAAATTAGTTGGCCAAGCTGTTAAGTTTATGACAAGTCTTTACAATGCGTTCGTTGAAAAAGATTGTTCAATTGCTGAGATTAATCCACTTGTTGTAACAGGCGATGGAAAAGTCATGGCACTTGATGCGAAATTAAACTTTGATAGCAATGCCTTATATAGACAAAAAGATATATTAGAATACCGTGACCTTGATGAAGAGGATCCAAAAGAAATTGAAGCATCTAAATATGATCTAAGCTACATTTCTCTAGATGGAAATATTGGCTGTATGGTCAATGGTGCAGGTCTTGCGATGTCTACAATGGATATCATCAAGCATTACGGCGGGGACCCTGCAAACTTCCTGGATGTTGGCGGCGGTGCAACAGCTGAAAAAGTAACGGAAGCATTTAAAATCATCTTATCTGATCAAAATGTAAAAGGGATTTTCGTGAACATTTTTGGCGGCATCATGAAATGTGATGTCATTGCAGAAGGTGTCGTTGAAGCGACGAAACAAGTCGGCTTAACATTACCACTCGTTGTACGTCTTGAAGGAACAAACGTTGAATTAGGGAAGAAAATCCTGAGCGATTCAGGCTTAAATATCACTTCTGCTGAGTCTATGGCTGACGGGGCAGAAAAGATTGTATCTTTAGTCAAGTAG
- the sucD gene encoding succinate--CoA ligase subunit alpha, with protein sequence MSVFINKNTRVIVQGITGSTALFHTKQMIEYGTNIVGGVTPGKGGTEVEGVPVFNTVSEAVQTTGANASVIYVPAPFAADAILEAVDAEVDLVICITEHIPVLDMVKVKRYMEGKKTRLVGPNCPGVITPEECKIGIMPGYIHKKGHVGVVSRSGTLTYEAVHQLSEAGVGQSTAVGIGGDPVNGTNFIDVLKAFNEDPDTHAVIMIGEIGGTAEEEAAEWVKANMTKPVVGFIGGKTAPPGKRMGHAGAIISGGKGTADEKVKTMRECGIEVAETPSVMGETLIKVLKEKNLFEACKTH encoded by the coding sequence ATGAGTGTATTTATTAATAAAAATACGAGAGTAATTGTTCAGGGGATTACCGGTTCAACCGCATTGTTCCATACAAAACAAATGATTGAGTACGGAACAAATATTGTTGGCGGTGTCACACCTGGAAAAGGTGGAACTGAAGTAGAAGGAGTTCCTGTATTTAATACAGTATCTGAAGCTGTTCAAACAACTGGAGCAAATGCTTCTGTTATCTATGTACCAGCACCATTTGCAGCAGATGCCATTTTAGAGGCTGTTGATGCAGAAGTCGATCTAGTCATTTGTATTACAGAACATATTCCAGTACTTGACATGGTCAAAGTAAAACGGTATATGGAAGGGAAAAAGACAAGACTTGTTGGCCCTAACTGCCCAGGTGTCATTACACCTGAAGAATGTAAGATTGGGATCATGCCAGGCTACATTCATAAAAAAGGTCATGTGGGGGTTGTTTCTCGTTCTGGAACGCTTACATATGAAGCGGTACATCAGCTTTCAGAAGCTGGCGTTGGTCAATCGACAGCTGTAGGAATCGGCGGAGACCCTGTCAATGGGACAAACTTTATTGATGTATTAAAAGCATTCAATGAAGACCCTGATACACATGCTGTCATTATGATCGGTGAAATTGGCGGTACGGCTGAAGAAGAAGCAGCTGAATGGGTAAAAGCAAATATGACAAAGCCAGTTGTTGGCTTTATTGGCGGTAAAACGGCGCCTCCAGGAAAACGCATGGGACATGCTGGTGCCATTATTTCTGGTGGTAAAGGAACAGCTGATGAAAAAGTAAAAACAATGCGTGAATGTGGAATTGAAGTGGCAGAGACACCATCTGTCATGGGAGAAACTTTGATTAAAGTACTAAAAGAGAAGAATCTCTTTGAAGCTTGTAAAACGCATTAA
- the dprA gene encoding DNA-processing protein DprA encodes MYNVSERMIFHRLKGLISPSLLTKWWKVDPELYINEETHHFKQDRSLQTIDFTRLKQAEEKEFPIFQHIVQAYLKQNIHMIPITSPLYPSTLKHIYDPPPVLFLKGNISYLNEEKSLGVVGTRVPSSYGEACVKKIVGDLVKEEWTIVSGLAKGIDGLAHKECIRNKGKTIGIIAGGFQHLYPKEHVQMAEYMGEHHLLLSEHPPYVKPEKWHFPMRNRLISALTSGTIVIQCKEKSGSLITAYQALEQGKEVFAVAGSIFDPNSTGPARLIQQGAKLVHSTKDILEEFSFRSVQYTELS; translated from the coding sequence ATGTACAACGTGTCCGAAAGAATGATTTTTCACCGCTTAAAAGGCCTCATCTCACCCTCTTTGTTAACAAAATGGTGGAAAGTCGATCCTGAGCTATATATAAATGAAGAAACACATCATTTCAAACAGGATCGATCATTACAAACAATCGACTTTACCCGCTTAAAACAAGCCGAAGAAAAAGAATTCCCCATTTTTCAACACATCGTTCAAGCCTATTTAAAGCAAAACATTCACATGATTCCCATCACATCACCCTTATATCCCAGCACACTAAAACATATTTATGATCCTCCCCCTGTGTTATTCCTAAAAGGAAACATATCGTATTTAAATGAAGAAAAAAGTTTAGGTGTAGTAGGCACACGAGTTCCATCGTCTTATGGAGAAGCATGTGTGAAGAAAATTGTTGGTGATCTTGTAAAGGAAGAGTGGACGATTGTCAGTGGCTTAGCAAAAGGCATTGATGGACTTGCACATAAAGAGTGCATTAGGAATAAAGGGAAAACGATCGGTATTATAGCAGGCGGATTTCAGCACTTATACCCAAAAGAACATGTGCAAATGGCTGAATACATGGGCGAGCATCATTTGCTTTTATCCGAGCATCCGCCTTACGTCAAACCAGAAAAGTGGCATTTCCCCATGAGGAATCGTTTAATTAGTGCGCTCACAAGTGGAACCATCGTGATTCAGTGCAAAGAAAAGAGCGGTTCACTCATTACCGCGTATCAAGCACTTGAGCAAGGCAAAGAGGTATTTGCGGTTGCAGGATCAATCTTTGATCCTAATTCCACAGGTCCAGCCAGACTTATACAGCAGGGAGCAAAGCTTGTTCATTCAACGAAGGATATTTTAGAGGAATTCTCCTTCCGCAGCGTTCAATATACTGAACTCTCATAA
- the topA gene encoding type I DNA topoisomerase, producing the protein MADYLVIVESPAKAKTIERYLGKKYKVKASMGHIRDLPKSQLGVDTEHDFEPRYITIRGKGPVLKELKTAAKKVKKVYLAADPDREGEAIAWHLAHSLDLDLSSDCRVVFNEITKDAIKDSFKHPRMINMDLVDAQQARRILDRLVGYKISPILWKKVKKGLSAGRVQSVALRLIIDRENEINEFKPEEYWTIDGTFLKGKESFEASFFGVNGKKHPLKTKEDVKEILSKLKGSKFSVEKVTKKERKRNPAVPFTTSTLQQEAARKLNFRAKKTMMIAQQLYEGIDLGKEGTVGLITYMRTDSTRISNTAIEEVSAFIDQTYGKNFLNTTKRTAKKNENAQDAHEAIRPTSTLRKPADVKHVLSRDQLRLYKLIWERFVASQMAPAVLDTMSVDLDNNGLTFRANGSKVKFPGFMKVYVEGKDDQLEEKDKMLPDLKEGDTVLSKDIEPEQHFTQPPPRYTEARLVKTLEELGIGRPSTYAPTLDTIQKRGYVALDNKRFIPTELGEIVLNLIIEFFPEIINVEFTAKMEKELDSVEEGTIEWVRIIDSFYQDFAKRVEKAEAEMQEVEIEPEYAGVDCEECGHPMVYKMGRYGKFMACSNFPDCRNTKPIVKDIGVKCPTCHEGNIVERKSKKRRIFYGCDRFPECEFVSWDKPIERKCPKCENMLVEKKLKKGMQVQCVNCDYKEEQQK; encoded by the coding sequence ATGGCTGATTATTTAGTCATCGTTGAGTCGCCAGCCAAGGCGAAAACGATTGAGCGTTATTTAGGTAAAAAGTATAAAGTAAAGGCTTCAATGGGGCACATAAGAGATTTACCGAAAAGTCAGCTTGGTGTTGACACTGAGCATGACTTCGAACCGAGGTATATTACAATTCGCGGGAAAGGCCCCGTATTAAAAGAATTAAAAACAGCTGCGAAAAAAGTAAAGAAAGTCTATCTCGCAGCTGACCCCGATAGAGAGGGAGAAGCGATTGCTTGGCATTTAGCGCATAGTCTTGACCTTGACCTCTCTTCTGACTGCCGCGTTGTCTTTAACGAGATTACAAAAGATGCTATTAAAGATTCCTTTAAGCATCCACGCATGATCAATATGGATTTAGTTGATGCACAGCAGGCAAGACGGATCTTAGATCGTCTCGTTGGGTATAAAATTAGTCCGATTTTATGGAAGAAAGTGAAAAAGGGCTTAAGTGCTGGTCGTGTTCAATCAGTTGCACTCCGCCTGATTATTGATCGCGAGAATGAAATTAATGAATTTAAACCAGAAGAATACTGGACAATTGACGGTACATTCCTAAAAGGAAAAGAAAGCTTCGAAGCGAGCTTCTTTGGCGTCAATGGCAAAAAGCATCCACTGAAAACAAAAGAAGATGTAAAAGAAATCCTTTCGAAACTAAAAGGGAGCAAATTCTCTGTAGAGAAAGTGACGAAAAAAGAGCGTAAACGCAACCCAGCTGTTCCGTTTACAACATCTACTTTACAGCAGGAAGCTGCGAGAAAATTAAACTTCCGTGCGAAAAAGACGATGATGATTGCACAGCAATTATATGAAGGAATTGATCTTGGTAAAGAAGGTACAGTCGGACTCATTACATACATGAGAACGGACTCAACACGTATTTCCAATACGGCGATTGAAGAAGTATCTGCTTTCATTGATCAGACGTACGGTAAGAATTTCTTAAATACAACAAAACGAACCGCTAAAAAGAATGAAAATGCACAAGATGCTCACGAAGCCATCAGACCGACATCTACGCTAAGAAAACCAGCAGATGTCAAACATGTTTTAAGCCGAGATCAACTTCGTCTGTATAAATTGATTTGGGAACGATTCGTCGCAAGCCAAATGGCGCCGGCTGTTCTTGATACAATGAGTGTGGACCTTGATAATAACGGGCTTACATTCCGTGCTAACGGAAGCAAAGTGAAATTCCCTGGATTCATGAAGGTATATGTAGAAGGGAAAGACGACCAGCTAGAAGAAAAGGACAAAATGCTGCCTGATCTTAAAGAAGGTGATACGGTTCTTTCAAAAGATATCGAACCTGAACAGCACTTCACGCAGCCGCCTCCGCGCTACACTGAGGCAAGACTTGTCAAAACGCTTGAAGAGCTAGGTATAGGCCGTCCGTCTACGTATGCACCAACATTAGATACGATTCAAAAGCGCGGCTATGTCGCACTTGATAATAAACGGTTTATCCCAACAGAGCTTGGGGAAATTGTTCTCAACTTAATCATTGAATTCTTCCCTGAAATCATTAACGTGGAATTCACAGCGAAAATGGAAAAAGAACTTGATAGCGTTGAAGAAGGTACGATCGAATGGGTTCGTATTATCGACAGCTTCTATCAAGACTTTGCAAAACGGGTCGAAAAAGCGGAAGCAGAAATGCAAGAAGTTGAGATTGAGCCTGAATACGCCGGAGTTGACTGTGAAGAGTGTGGACATCCGATGGTATACAAAATGGGTCGATACGGTAAGTTCATGGCTTGCTCTAACTTTCCTGACTGCCGTAACACAAAACCAATTGTGAAAGATATTGGTGTGAAATGCCCGACATGTCATGAAGGAAACATTGTTGAACGAAAATCTAAGAAGCGCCGCATTTTTTATGGCTGTGATCGTTTTCCAGAGTGTGAATTCGTCTCTTGGGACAAACCGATTGAAAGAAAGTGTCCAAAATGCGAAAATATGCTTGTAGAGAAAAAGCTGAAAAAAGGCATGCAAGTTCAATGTGTGAACTGTGATTATAAAGAGGAACAACAAAAATAG
- the trmFO gene encoding FADH(2)-oxidizing methylenetetrahydrofolate--tRNA-(uracil(54)-C(5))-methyltransferase TrmFO, with product MSQFVNVIGAGLAGSEAAWQIAKRGIKVNLYEMRPVKQTPAHHTDKFAELVCSNSLRANALTNAVGVLKEEMRHLDSAIIAAADESSVPAGGALAVDRHEFAANVTDRVKNHPNVTVFQEEVQSIPEGPTIIATGPLTSEALSKELKSLTGEEYLYFYDAAAPILEKDSIDMDKVYLKSRYDKGEAAYLNCPMTEEEFDRFYDALISAETVPLKEFEKEIFFEGCMPIEVMAKRGKKTMLFGPMKPVGLEDPKTGKRPYAVVQLRQDDAAGTLYNIVGFQTHLKWGDQKEVFRLIPGLEEAEIVRYGVMHRNTFINSPSLLKPTYQFKNREDLFFAGQMTGVEGYVESAASGLVAGINAARFVKGEELVTLPEETAIGSMAYYITSTNKKSFQPMNANFGLLKDLGVRIKNKQERYAEYAKRAIETIQTISKSL from the coding sequence ATGAGTCAATTTGTAAATGTGATCGGAGCAGGTTTAGCTGGAAGTGAAGCGGCATGGCAAATTGCTAAACGCGGAATTAAAGTCAACTTGTATGAAATGAGACCTGTTAAACAAACGCCAGCTCACCACACAGATAAATTTGCAGAGCTTGTATGCAGCAATTCACTGCGTGCCAACGCTTTGACAAATGCGGTCGGTGTATTAAAGGAAGAAATGCGTCATTTAGATTCAGCGATTATCGCAGCTGCAGATGAAAGCTCAGTTCCTGCTGGCGGAGCGCTTGCAGTAGATCGTCATGAATTTGCAGCAAACGTTACTGATCGCGTAAAAAATCACCCGAATGTGACAGTTTTTCAAGAAGAAGTGCAAAGCATTCCAGAAGGTCCAACAATTATTGCGACAGGCCCACTTACATCTGAAGCACTTTCAAAAGAATTAAAATCGTTAACTGGTGAAGAATATCTGTACTTCTACGATGCAGCGGCTCCTATCCTAGAGAAAGATAGCATTGATATGGATAAGGTGTACTTGAAATCACGTTATGACAAAGGAGAAGCTGCTTATTTAAACTGTCCAATGACAGAAGAAGAATTCGATCGTTTTTACGACGCGCTTATTTCTGCTGAAACTGTGCCATTAAAAGAGTTCGAAAAAGAAATCTTCTTTGAAGGCTGTATGCCAATTGAAGTCATGGCGAAAAGAGGAAAGAAAACGATGTTGTTTGGTCCGATGAAGCCAGTAGGACTTGAAGATCCGAAAACAGGAAAAAGACCTTATGCTGTTGTTCAATTAAGACAAGATGATGCAGCAGGCACTTTATATAACATCGTCGGCTTCCAGACACATCTGAAGTGGGGCGACCAAAAGGAAGTATTCCGCTTGATTCCAGGTCTTGAAGAAGCAGAGATTGTTCGTTATGGCGTGATGCACCGCAATACATTCATTAACTCACCAAGTCTTTTAAAACCAACGTATCAGTTTAAAAATAGAGAAGATCTATTCTTTGCCGGACAAATGACAGGCGTTGAAGGCTATGTCGAGTCCGCAGCTTCCGGACTAGTGGCTGGAATTAACGCCGCTCGTTTTGTCAAAGGAGAAGAGCTTGTGACACTTCCGGAGGAAACAGCGATCGGCAGCATGGCTTATTACATCACATCGACAAACAAGAAAAGCTTCCAGCCAATGAATGCGAATTTTGGTTTGTTGAAAGATCTTGGTGTTCGCATTAAAAACAAACAAGAGCGTTATGCGGAGTACGCTAAGCGCGCAATCGAAACTATTCAAACTATTTCGAAATCTCTGTAG
- the xerC gene encoding tyrosine recombinase XerC, which produces MTNKQRLVHLFIEYLQIEKNYSALTISGYTEAIEEFVRFMNVQGIDGFEEVSYQDTRIYLTEAYEKGLTRRTISKKVSALRSFYKFLLREQLVKENPFLLVSLPKQDKRIPSFLYEEELKELFTVSDVSTPLGQRNQAILELLYATGMRVSELCSLKESDLDLSMDTVLVHGKGSKQRYVPFGSYAHEALITYLEDGRLKLKAKGNDRADAYVFLNQRGAPLTDRGVRFILTELMKKASGTLHIHPHMLRHTFATHLLNEGADLRSVQELLGHSNLSSTQVYTHVSKDSLRKTYMSHHPRAFKRS; this is translated from the coding sequence ATGACGAATAAACAGCGTCTTGTCCACTTATTCATTGAATATCTACAAATTGAAAAAAACTATTCTGCTTTAACCATCTCAGGATATACAGAAGCGATTGAAGAGTTTGTCAGATTTATGAACGTTCAAGGAATAGACGGTTTTGAAGAGGTATCCTATCAAGATACGAGAATTTATTTAACAGAAGCTTATGAAAAAGGCCTGACAAGAAGAACGATTAGTAAGAAAGTCTCTGCGCTTCGCAGCTTTTATAAATTTCTATTAAGAGAACAGCTTGTGAAAGAAAATCCTTTTTTACTCGTTAGCTTACCAAAGCAGGATAAGCGAATTCCTTCATTTTTGTATGAAGAGGAACTGAAAGAGCTTTTTACAGTTTCTGATGTCAGCACACCGCTTGGGCAAAGAAACCAAGCGATTTTAGAACTTCTTTATGCAACAGGTATGAGGGTCAGTGAGTTATGTTCATTAAAAGAATCTGATCTTGATTTATCGATGGATACAGTGCTTGTTCATGGAAAAGGCAGCAAGCAGCGGTATGTTCCTTTTGGTTCATATGCTCATGAAGCGCTCATCACTTATTTAGAGGATGGAAGGCTAAAGCTGAAAGCGAAGGGGAATGATCGTGCTGATGCATATGTGTTTTTGAATCAGCGCGGGGCGCCTCTTACAGACAGAGGCGTTCGATTCATTCTCACTGAACTAATGAAAAAGGCGTCAGGCACATTACATATCCATCCTCACATGTTAAGGCACACCTTTGCCACACACCTCTTAAATGAGGGGGCAGATTTGAGAAGTGTTCAAGAACTTCTTGGTCATTCTAATTTATCATCAACTCAGGTGTACACGCATGTATCAAAAGATTCTTTAAGGAAAACGTACATGTCTCATCACCCAAGGGCTTTTAAACGATCCTAA
- the hslV gene encoding ATP-dependent protease subunit HslV: MSSFHATTIFAVQHKGKSAMAGDGQVTFGQAVVMKHTAKKVRRLFGGKVLAGFAGSVADAFTLFEKFETKLEEYGGNLKRAAVELAKEWRSDKMLRQLEAMLIVMNKDSILLVSGTGEVIEPDDGILAIGSGGNYALSAGRALKTHAGDHLTARDIAKAALETAGEICVYTNDQITLEELE, encoded by the coding sequence ATGTCATCATTTCATGCAACAACCATCTTTGCCGTTCAACATAAAGGAAAAAGTGCGATGGCTGGAGACGGTCAAGTCACTTTCGGGCAGGCTGTCGTGATGAAACACACAGCAAAAAAAGTGCGCCGTCTTTTCGGAGGCAAGGTGCTTGCAGGTTTTGCAGGTTCAGTAGCAGATGCATTTACACTCTTTGAAAAGTTTGAAACGAAGCTTGAAGAATATGGTGGTAACTTAAAGCGGGCAGCCGTAGAACTAGCAAAAGAATGGCGTAGTGACAAGATGCTTAGACAGCTTGAGGCCATGCTGATCGTTATGAACAAAGACAGCATCCTGCTTGTCTCTGGGACAGGAGAGGTCATCGAACCAGATGACGGTATTTTGGCCATCGGCTCAGGCGGCAATTATGCGCTTAGCGCCGGGAGAGCACTCAAAACACATGCAGGTGATCATCTCACAGCAAGAGATATTGCAAAGGCAGCTCTTGAAACCGCTGGAGAAATCTGTGTCTACACGAACGATCAAATCACTTTAGAAGAGCTTGAATAG
- the hslU gene encoding HslU--HslV peptidase ATPase subunit: MEKKPFTPREIVEKLDQYIIGQLDAKKAVAVALRNRYRRSLLHDKLKDEVVPKNILMIGPTGVGKTEIARRIAKISGAPFIKVEATKFTEVGYVGRDVESMVRDLVETAIRIVKEEKMKDVQEEAEKQANKRLVHLLVPGKKKSQSVKNPFEMLFGGSDEDDRDRDQSSEEVELESTRKRIAHQLAMGELEDHYVTIEVEEQQPSMFDMLQGSGMEQMGMNMQDALGNLMPKKKKRRKLTVREARKALTAEEASKLIDMDEVSQEAVYKAEQQGIIFIDEIDKIAKSGGASSADVSREGVQRDILPIVEGSTVMTKYGAVKTDHVLFVAAGAFHMAKPSDLIPELQGRFPIRVELDKLSIEDFVKILTEPDNALLKQYKALLETEGISLEFSDDAIHKIAEVAYHVNQETDNIGARRLHTILEKLLEELSFEAPDITLGTVTITPQYVEEKLGKIANNKDLSQFIL; the protein is encoded by the coding sequence ATGGAGAAAAAGCCGTTCACCCCAAGAGAGATAGTTGAAAAGCTTGATCAATACATTATTGGTCAGCTTGATGCGAAAAAAGCAGTGGCGGTGGCTTTAAGAAACCGTTACAGAAGAAGCCTTTTACATGATAAGCTAAAGGATGAAGTCGTTCCGAAAAACATTTTAATGATCGGCCCAACAGGTGTGGGGAAAACAGAGATTGCCCGCAGAATTGCAAAAATTTCTGGTGCGCCTTTTATTAAAGTGGAAGCGACGAAGTTTACTGAAGTTGGTTACGTCGGCCGTGATGTAGAATCGATGGTCAGAGATCTAGTTGAGACAGCGATCCGAATTGTCAAAGAAGAAAAGATGAAAGACGTTCAAGAAGAAGCAGAAAAACAAGCAAATAAACGTCTTGTTCATTTACTTGTTCCTGGCAAGAAAAAAAGCCAGTCTGTGAAAAATCCTTTTGAGATGCTGTTTGGTGGTTCTGATGAAGATGACCGTGATCGAGATCAATCAAGTGAAGAAGTTGAACTTGAATCGACAAGAAAGCGAATCGCTCATCAACTGGCTATGGGCGAACTTGAAGATCATTACGTCACGATCGAAGTCGAAGAGCAGCAGCCATCCATGTTTGATATGCTTCAGGGCTCCGGTATGGAGCAAATGGGCATGAACATGCAGGATGCGCTCGGCAATCTCATGCCTAAAAAGAAAAAACGCAGAAAGCTGACCGTCAGAGAAGCAAGAAAGGCGTTAACAGCTGAGGAAGCTTCAAAACTGATTGACATGGATGAAGTCAGTCAAGAAGCTGTCTATAAAGCAGAGCAGCAAGGAATTATTTTTATCGACGAAATCGATAAAATCGCTAAAAGCGGTGGTGCATCATCTGCAGATGTTTCTCGTGAAGGGGTTCAACGTGATATTTTACCGATTGTAGAAGGTTCAACTGTGATGACGAAATATGGGGCAGTGAAAACAGACCATGTGCTTTTTGTAGCAGCAGGTGCATTTCATATGGCAAAACCATCAGATTTGATTCCAGAGCTTCAAGGGCGCTTCCCAATTCGTGTAGAATTAGATAAATTAAGTATCGAAGACTTTGTGAAAATCTTAACGGAACCAGATAATGCATTATTAAAGCAATATAAAGCTTTACTTGAAACAGAAGGTATATCTCTTGAATTTTCTGACGATGCTATTCATAAGATTGCCGAAGTGGCTTATCATGTCAATCAGGAGACAGATAACATCGGTGCAAGAAGGCTTCATACCATACTTGAAAAGCTGCTTGAAGAGCTTTCATTTGAGGCGCCTGATATTACACTAGGGACAGTGACCATTACCCCTCAGTATGTAGAAGAGAAGCTAGGAAAGATTGCGAATAACAAAGACTTAAGTCAATTTATACTTTAA
- the codY gene encoding GTP-sensing pleiotropic transcriptional regulator CodY encodes MALLQKTRIINSMLQDAAGKPVNFKEMAETLRDVIDSNIFVLSRRGKLLGYSINQQIENPRMKKMLEDRQFPEEYTKSLFNIPETSSNLDINSEYTAFPIENRDLFESGLTTIVPIIGGGDRLGTLILSRLQDTFKDDDLILAEYGATVVGMEILREKSEEIEEEARSKAVVQMAISSLSYSELEAIEHIFEELDGNEGLLVASKIADRVGITRSVIVNALRKLESAGVIESRSLGMKGTYIKVLNNKFLIELENLKSH; translated from the coding sequence ATGGCGTTACTACAAAAAACAAGGATTATTAACTCAATGCTGCAAGATGCAGCGGGGAAACCAGTTAATTTTAAGGAAATGGCAGAAACGTTGAGAGATGTCATTGATTCAAACATTTTCGTATTAAGCAGAAGAGGGAAGCTTCTAGGCTACTCGATCAACCAGCAGATTGAAAATCCGCGTATGAAAAAAATGCTTGAAGACCGTCAGTTCCCTGAAGAATATACAAAGAGTCTATTTAACATCCCTGAAACATCTTCAAATCTTGACATTAACAGTGAGTATACAGCTTTCCCGATTGAGAACCGTGATTTATTTGAATCAGGTTTGACAACCATTGTTCCAATTATCGGAGGAGGAGATCGTTTAGGGACGTTAATCCTGTCTCGTTTGCAAGATACATTCAAAGATGATGATTTAATTCTTGCTGAATACGGTGCAACAGTTGTTGGAATGGAGATCCTTCGTGAGAAATCAGAGGAAATCGAAGAAGAAGCAAGAAGTAAAGCTGTTGTCCAAATGGCGATTAGTTCTCTTTCATATAGTGAGCTTGAAGCCATTGAGCACATCTTTGAAGAACTTGATGGCAACGAAGGGCTTCTAGTGGCAAGTAAAATTGCTGACCGTGTAGGAATCACTCGTTCAGTGATCGTGAACGCCTTACGTAAGTTAGAAAGTGCAGGCGTCATCGAATCTCGTTCTCTTGGAATGAAGGGAACGTATATCAAAGTGTTAAACAACAAATTTTTAATTGAACTTGAAAATTTAAAATCTCATTAA